A portion of the Anoxybacillus gonensis genome contains these proteins:
- the spoVE gene encoding stage V sporulation protein E: protein MHGKKSAPDFLLMIITFSLLAIGLIMVYSASAIWADYKFHDSFFFAKRQLLFAGVGIVAMFFFMNIDYWTWRTWAKVLLIVCFILLVLVLIPGIGMVRNGSRSWIGVGAFSIQPSEFMKMAMIAFLAKYLSENQKKIASFKQGLLPSLTLVFLAFGMIMLQPDLGTGTVMVGTCVVMIFVAGARMSHFLVLGLLGLAGFAGLVLSAPYRIKRITSFLNPWEDPLGSGFQIIQSLYAIGPGGLFGLGLGQSRQKFFYLPEPQTDFIFAILAEELGFIGGSLVLLLFSLLLWRGIRIALGAPDLYGSFLAVGIIAMVAIQVMINIGVVTGLMPVTGITLPFLSYGGSSLTLMLMAIGVLLNISRYARY from the coding sequence TTGCATGGAAAAAAGTCTGCACCTGATTTTTTGTTAATGATCATCACATTTTCGTTGTTGGCGATCGGGCTCATTATGGTGTATAGCGCAAGCGCCATTTGGGCGGACTACAAGTTTCACGATTCGTTTTTCTTTGCCAAGCGCCAGCTGTTGTTTGCAGGGGTTGGCATTGTAGCGATGTTTTTTTTCATGAACATCGACTATTGGACGTGGCGCACGTGGGCGAAAGTGTTGCTTATCGTTTGTTTCATTCTTCTCGTCCTCGTCTTAATTCCAGGCATCGGCATGGTGCGCAACGGTTCGCGAAGTTGGATCGGCGTCGGCGCGTTTTCCATTCAGCCATCTGAATTTATGAAAATGGCGATGATCGCGTTTTTAGCGAAATATTTATCTGAAAATCAAAAAAAAATCGCGTCGTTTAAACAAGGGTTACTCCCATCATTGACGCTCGTCTTTCTCGCTTTTGGCATGATTATGTTGCAGCCCGATTTAGGAACGGGAACGGTCATGGTCGGCACGTGTGTCGTCATGATTTTTGTCGCTGGCGCGCGCATGAGTCATTTTCTCGTTCTCGGTTTGCTTGGATTGGCAGGGTTTGCTGGTCTCGTGTTATCTGCTCCGTATCGCATCAAGCGCATTACGTCGTTTTTAAACCCGTGGGAAGATCCGTTAGGAAGTGGCTTCCAAATCATTCAATCGCTTTATGCGATCGGGCCGGGCGGGCTATTTGGACTCGGGCTAGGGCAAAGCCGACAAAAGTTTTTTTACTTACCTGAGCCCCAAACGGACTTTATTTTTGCTATTTTGGCGGAAGAACTCGGATTTATCGGCGGTTCGCTCGTTTTGCTTTTGTTTAGTTTATTGCTTTGGCGCGGCATTCGTATCGCTTTAGGGGCACCGGACTTGTACGGCAGTTTTTTAGCTGTCGGCATTATTGCGATGGTTGCGATTCAAGTGATGATTAATATCGGAGTGGTGACCGGATTAATGCCGGTGACAGGCATTACGTTGCCGTTTTTAAGCTATGGCGGATCGTCTTTGACGCTCATGCTTATGGCGATTGGCGTCTTGTTAAACATTAGTCGTTACGCGCGGTATTAA
- the murG gene encoding undecaprenyldiphospho-muramoylpentapeptide beta-N-acetylglucosaminyltransferase, giving the protein MKIVVSGGGTGGHIYPALSFIHEVKKQHPNVDVLYIGTEKGLESTIVPRENIPFYAIDISGFKRSLSFENVKTIARFIKSVRTCQTLLKQYKPDVVLGTGGYVCGPVVYAAAKLGIPTIIHEQNSIPGLTNKFLSRYVHKVAICFEETKQYFPHEKVVLTGNPRASEVVGKDGREAKRSLGLDEKKKTVLIVGGSRGARPINEAFLQVLQQVEQKPYQFLYVTGDVHYDKVIKAVNDVGNPSNVIIRPFIHNMPEVLAGVDVIVARAGATTLAEITALGIPSILIPSPYVTNNHQEKNARALEKKGVAIVRLESELTGVHLLEDIDRILLDEQTLAKMKEAAFQLGIRDAAERLYRVVVEMIS; this is encoded by the coding sequence ATGAAAATTGTAGTTAGTGGTGGCGGAACAGGCGGACATATTTATCCTGCTCTTTCATTCATTCATGAAGTAAAAAAACAACATCCAAACGTTGATGTATTATATATCGGAACGGAAAAAGGATTAGAAAGTACGATCGTTCCAAGAGAAAACATTCCGTTTTATGCGATTGACATTAGCGGATTCAAGCGTAGCTTATCTTTTGAAAACGTCAAAACAATCGCTCGCTTTATCAAAAGTGTACGCACGTGTCAAACACTGTTAAAACAATATAAGCCAGATGTTGTGCTCGGAACGGGCGGATACGTGTGCGGACCTGTCGTGTATGCGGCAGCTAAACTAGGTATCCCAACAATCATTCATGAACAAAATAGCATTCCGGGACTGACGAACAAATTTTTAAGCCGTTATGTTCATAAAGTTGCCATTTGCTTTGAAGAAACAAAACAATATTTTCCGCATGAAAAAGTCGTGTTAACAGGAAACCCACGCGCTTCAGAAGTCGTAGGAAAAGATGGGCGAGAGGCGAAACGATCGCTCGGATTAGATGAGAAAAAAAAGACGGTGCTTATTGTTGGAGGCAGCCGTGGCGCGCGCCCGATAAACGAAGCATTTTTACAAGTGCTACAACAAGTCGAACAAAAACCGTACCAATTTTTATATGTTACAGGTGACGTTCATTATGATAAAGTAATAAAAGCGGTGAACGATGTCGGCAATCCTTCAAACGTCATCATTCGTCCGTTTATTCATAATATGCCAGAAGTATTGGCCGGAGTCGATGTCATCGTCGCGCGCGCGGGCGCAACGACGCTAGCAGAAATTACGGCGCTCGGCATCCCGAGCATTTTAATTCCAAGCCCATATGTGACAAATAATCATCAAGAAAAAAATGCACGGGCGCTTGAAAAGAAAGGGGTAGCGATCGTCCGTTTAGAAAGTGAATTGACAGGTGTACACTTACTGGAAGATATCGATCGCATTTTGCTAGACGAACAAACGTTGGCAAAGATGAAAGAAGCAGCATTTCAATTAGGCATTCGCGATGCGGCAGAACGTTTATATCGCGTCGTGGTGGAGATGATTTCATAA
- the murB gene encoding UDP-N-acetylmuramate dehydrogenase: MEKLREELLEANVGTVKENERMANHTTMKIGGPADLFVEPKNIDGLKKTMEIVKKYHVRWRAIGRGSNLLVLDEGIEGVVIKLGEGLDDLQINGTEVTVGGGYSLIKLATVISKQGLSGLEFAGGIPGSVGGAVYMNAGAHGSDMSRIVKKAQILFEDGTIEWLTNEEMEFSYRTSVLQTKRKGICVAATLEMKKGNRDEIVAAMQKNKDYRRETQPWNYPCAGSIFRNPLPQYAGQLIEKAGLKGYTIGGAKISEQHANFIVNAGGATAKDVLALIDYVKKTIYDLYGVSLQTEVEIVGRK, from the coding sequence TTGGAAAAACTACGTGAAGAGCTGCTTGAAGCAAACGTTGGAACGGTGAAAGAGAACGAACGAATGGCAAATCATACGACAATGAAAATCGGCGGACCAGCTGACTTGTTTGTTGAGCCGAAAAATATAGATGGTTTAAAAAAGACGATGGAAATCGTGAAAAAATATCATGTCCGTTGGCGTGCGATCGGCCGCGGTTCAAATTTGCTCGTATTAGACGAAGGGATCGAAGGCGTCGTTATTAAACTTGGCGAAGGGTTGGACGACTTACAAATCAATGGGACAGAGGTAACCGTTGGCGGTGGCTATTCGCTTATTAAACTAGCGACGGTTATTAGTAAACAAGGATTGTCTGGACTTGAGTTTGCTGGAGGCATTCCGGGATCGGTTGGCGGAGCGGTATATATGAATGCTGGCGCTCACGGTTCCGATATGTCGCGCATCGTCAAAAAAGCACAAATTTTATTTGAAGACGGGACGATCGAATGGTTAACGAATGAAGAAATGGAATTTTCGTATCGCACATCTGTGTTACAAACAAAGCGTAAAGGCATTTGCGTGGCAGCAACACTCGAAATGAAAAAAGGAAACCGCGACGAAATTGTCGCAGCGATGCAAAAAAATAAAGATTATCGCCGCGAAACACAACCGTGGAACTATCCGTGCGCCGGCAGTATTTTCCGCAATCCGCTCCCTCAATACGCCGGACAGTTAATTGAGAAAGCAGGATTAAAAGGCTATACGATCGGTGGAGCGAAAATTTCGGAACAACATGCGAATTTTATTGTGAATGCAGGCGGAGCGACAGCAAAAGATGTGCTCGCGCTCATCGATTACGTGAAAAAAACCATTTACGATTTATATGGTGTTTCGTTGCAAACAGAAGTTGAAATTGTTGGGCGGAAGTAA
- a CDS encoding cell division protein FtsQ/DivIB: MEKGKVVVLEERVPKLKEQRRQRANRLLIVYISIFFMLLLAVIYAQSPLSNVAVIHVEGNRHIASQDVIQLSGVTKKTSFWKVKKDDVEQRIQQHPEVKEVSVKKRIPNRIDIVIVERKRIAYILDKHSFLPILENGKVLTDAKRAIPSDAPILIGWKEGEAIQDMATQLAHTPSSILNLISEIHYTPSPSDRRHITVYMNDGIEVSATIDRFAEKIVHYPSIVSQLQPGMKGVLHLEMSTYFKPYETDEGDEKDENER, translated from the coding sequence ATGGAAAAAGGAAAAGTTGTTGTTCTTGAAGAACGTGTACCAAAGTTAAAAGAGCAGCGAAGACAGCGCGCAAACCGCTTGCTCATTGTATATATCTCTATCTTTTTTATGCTTTTGTTAGCCGTCATTTATGCCCAGTCTCCGCTTAGCAACGTTGCCGTCATTCACGTCGAAGGGAATCGGCATATCGCTTCTCAAGATGTCATTCAATTAAGCGGTGTGACGAAAAAAACAAGCTTTTGGAAAGTAAAAAAAGACGACGTCGAACAGCGGATTCAACAACATCCAGAAGTGAAAGAAGTAAGCGTGAAAAAACGCATTCCGAATCGCATTGACATCGTGATCGTCGAACGAAAGCGCATCGCTTACATTTTAGACAAGCATTCGTTTCTGCCGATTTTAGAGAATGGAAAAGTGTTAACGGATGCGAAGCGAGCGATTCCGAGCGATGCCCCCATCTTAATTGGATGGAAAGAAGGAGAGGCTATTCAAGATATGGCTACCCAATTGGCACATACGCCAAGTTCGATTTTAAACCTCATTTCAGAAATTCATTACACCCCGAGCCCGTCTGATCGAAGACATATTACCGTCTATATGAATGATGGCATAGAAGTCAGTGCGACGATTGATCGTTTTGCGGAAAAAATCGTCCATTATCCTTCGATCGTCAGCCAGTTGCAACCGGGGATGAAGGGTGTTCTTCATTTAGAGATGAGCACATATTTCAAGCCATACGAAACGGATGAAGGGGATGAAAAAGATGAAAATGAACGGTAG
- a CDS encoding DUF881 domain-containing protein, with translation MKMNGSHVVLSFVCLVLGFMLVLSYQMTKKEAVNRQLERQWNKEYEYRQQLIEQQEQNRKLQAELFDKQQRVREIEKELANEEQVYFNLVEDAERLRMYLGKVKVKGKGVEVTLSDASYIPSEANATNYIVHEQHVFQVVNELWIAGASAVAINGQRLSNRSYIVCNGPVIEIDGTQHPAPFVIQAIGDPNVLIPALTIAGGVKDQLTSDHIVVDIVEKSEVTMEPIMQK, from the coding sequence ATGAAAATGAACGGTAGCCACGTCGTTTTATCGTTCGTTTGTTTAGTTTTAGGCTTTATGCTCGTCCTCTCCTACCAAATGACAAAAAAAGAAGCGGTCAATCGCCAATTAGAGCGCCAATGGAATAAAGAGTACGAATATCGCCAGCAGTTAATCGAGCAACAAGAACAAAACCGTAAACTGCAAGCAGAACTATTTGACAAACAACAACGCGTGCGCGAAATTGAAAAAGAGCTAGCAAACGAAGAACAAGTGTATTTTAACCTCGTCGAAGATGCGGAACGGTTGCGCATGTATCTCGGAAAAGTAAAGGTAAAAGGAAAAGGAGTAGAAGTGACGTTATCCGACGCTTCGTACATCCCTTCTGAAGCGAATGCGACAAACTATATTGTTCATGAGCAACACGTATTTCAGGTTGTAAACGAACTATGGATTGCTGGGGCATCGGCGGTGGCAATTAACGGTCAGCGACTATCGAATCGTTCGTACATCGTTTGTAACGGTCCGGTCATTGAAATTGATGGGACACAGCATCCAGCTCCGTTTGTCATTCAAGCGATCGGCGATCCGAACGTGCTCATTCCAGCGTTAACGATTGCCGGTGGCGTCAAAGACCAATTGACGAGCGATCATATTGTTGTAGATATTGTCGAAAAGTCAGAAGTGACGATGGAACCGATTATGCAAAAATAA
- a CDS encoding DUF881 domain-containing protein: protein MLARKTIWHFTFVSLIIGFMLAVQFQTSQEPDVRDTRDIWEIRRDLQKEQELHKQLLNEIRKYEETLEKYEQQRSENKGAILRQTVEELKKEAGLTEVVGEGVVLYIEQMYDESYVGPVSDTISADLLRRLMNQLNMYGAQHISIADQRIVNTTVIRDINGVTKVDSYPLRSFPIEIKVIAPDAEKMYNRLKASTIADDFALENLLLTVSEPQQRVVISPYDGAVRVKQMEAVEDARR from the coding sequence ATGTTGGCGCGAAAAACGATATGGCATTTTACGTTTGTTTCGCTTATTATCGGCTTTATGTTAGCTGTCCAATTTCAAACGAGCCAAGAGCCTGATGTGCGCGATACGCGTGACATATGGGAAATACGACGAGATTTACAAAAAGAACAAGAGTTACATAAGCAACTGTTAAATGAAATTCGAAAATATGAAGAGACGTTAGAAAAATACGAACAGCAACGTTCAGAAAATAAAGGGGCTATTCTTCGCCAAACGGTAGAGGAGTTGAAAAAAGAAGCGGGACTGACAGAAGTTGTCGGCGAAGGGGTCGTGCTTTATATTGAGCAAATGTACGATGAATCATATGTTGGTCCCGTTAGCGATACGATATCCGCAGATTTACTCCGTCGGCTCATGAACCAGTTAAATATGTACGGGGCTCAACATATATCGATTGCCGATCAACGCATCGTTAACACAACGGTCATTCGCGACATTAATGGTGTGACGAAAGTTGATTCGTATCCGCTTCGTTCCTTTCCAATTGAAATAAAAGTGATTGCCCCCGATGCTGAAAAAATGTACAACCGACTAAAAGCATCAACCATTGCTGATGATTTTGCGCTTGAAAATTTGCTCCTTACCGTTTCAGAGCCACAACAACGGGTCGTCATCTCTCCATACGATGGTGCGGTGCGTGTGAAACAAATGGAAGCGGTCGAAGACGCTAGGAGGTGA
- a CDS encoding small basic family protein, with product MWLPLLGLLLGILLGFLTDWRIPSEYSSYLSIAVLAAFDTLIGGIRAHLQNIYDEHVFVSGFFFNIILATSLAFLGVHLGVDLYLAAVFAFGVRLFQNIAVIRRILLTKWLENRQKNRL from the coding sequence ATGTGGCTTCCATTGCTCGGTTTACTGCTAGGCATACTGCTCGGATTTTTGACGGATTGGCGCATTCCGAGCGAATATTCGAGCTATTTGTCGATCGCTGTGCTGGCGGCGTTTGATACGCTCATTGGCGGCATTCGTGCCCATTTACAAAATATTTACGATGAGCACGTATTTGTATCTGGATTTTTTTTTAATATTATTTTAGCAACAAGTTTAGCTTTTCTCGGTGTGCATCTTGGTGTAGACTTGTATTTAGCAGCTGTATTTGCGTTCGGTGTGCGCCTGTTTCAAAACATCGCTGTCATCCGCCGAATTTTGCTGACGAAATGGTTAGAAAACCGCCAAAAAAATCGTTTATAA